GTTCGGCACCCTGGTCGAGCAGATCCTGCACCTGCTGAATTCGAAACTGGTGTTCTCGGACGTCATCATCCACCAGAACAGCCCGCTGATGCTGCGCCAGCCGAAGGGCCTGGTGGCGGTCACCGATTCGCCGATCACCAAGGAAGAGCTGGAAGAATTCTTCGACGTCATCGAGCCGAACTGGGCCGAGCGCATCCAGGAACGCGCGTTCGACCGCTCGATCGACCTGCACACCGCGCGCATCCGCGCCAACTGCTTCAGCTTCCAGGGCAAGAAGCGCCTGGGCTGCGTGATCCGCCGCTTCCCGAAGGAGCCGCTGGCGCTGGGCGAACTCGGACTGCACCTTGACGAGCAGGAATTCGCGCGCCTGACCTCCGGCCTGGTGCTGATCATCGGCGACACCTGCCAGGGCAAGTCGACCACGATCGCCTCCATCCTCGACGAGATCAACCGCCAGCGCTCGGGCCACATCATCACCATCGAAGACCCGGTCGAGACCCTGATCCCGCAGCGCAAGTGCATCATCACCCAGCGCGAAGTCGGGGCCGATGCCGACGTCGGCAGCTACTACCTGGGTGCGCTGGACGCCTTGCGCGAACGGCCCGACGTGATCGTGATCGGCGAGATCCGCGACGCCCAGACCGCCCAGGAAGCGCTGGCGCTGGCCGAGAGCGGCCCGCTGGTGCTGGCCACGCTGCACGCGCGCTCGACCGAGCTGGGCCTGCAGAAGATGCTGCGCCTGCTGGGCAACTCGGGCGCGCAGAACCAGGCGCTGGCGCACGCGCTGCGCGGCGTGCTGTGCCAGGCGCTGCTGCCGTCCAGGCAGGGCAACCGCTACCACCTCGCGACCGAATGCCTGTCGGTCAGCCCGGCCGTGGCCGGCATGATCGAGGAGGGCGACCTGGGCGCGATCCGCGCCCACATGAACCTCGGGCGCACACCCGGCTGCCACACCATGAACAGCGTGCTGGAAGGCCTGCTGGCTTCGCACAAGGTGGGTGTGGACGACGCGCGTGCGGCGACCACGGACCGGATCGGGTTTGCGGAGATGGTGTAGGCCGGCTGAGCTGTGCAGGCCGCCGCCATGCGAAGACGTTGGGAACGGATGCGGCTTTTCCGCCAATAGCGACGCAGCGGCTTGCCGCGATCGGTTCAGGCGACGGGCGTCGGTTCGCGCAGCGGTTCGTCGCTCGTCTGCGTGGCGACGGCGGGGGCGGGCGCCGGCGCCGCCTCCTCGGTGATCATCAGGCGGTTGATGTGGCGGTCGAACTGGCCGGCCTGGCGGCATTGCACCGGCGCGTATTCGTACAGGAAGCAGGGCAGCAGCGCGTACTGGATGCCGAGCAGCAGGCGCGGCTTGCGCAGCGGCGCGGCGCCTTTGTGGATGCCCTTGGTGTCGAT
This genomic stretch from Massilia sp. 9096 harbors:
- a CDS encoding type IV pilus twitching motility protein PilT codes for the protein MEHHQSSQIPTLSYIENEDHPVFGTLVEQILHLLNSKLVFSDVIIHQNSPLMLRQPKGLVAVTDSPITKEELEEFFDVIEPNWAERIQERAFDRSIDLHTARIRANCFSFQGKKRLGCVIRRFPKEPLALGELGLHLDEQEFARLTSGLVLIIGDTCQGKSTTIASILDEINRQRSGHIITIEDPVETLIPQRKCIITQREVGADADVGSYYLGALDALRERPDVIVIGEIRDAQTAQEALALAESGPLVLATLHARSTELGLQKMLRLLGNSGAQNQALAHALRGVLCQALLPSRQGNRYHLATECLSVSPAVAGMIEEGDLGAIRAHMNLGRTPGCHTMNSVLEGLLASHKVGVDDARAATTDRIGFAEMV